In Actinoplanes sp. NBC_00393, a single genomic region encodes these proteins:
- a CDS encoding helix-turn-helix transcriptional regulator, which yields MLGEYTDNGGSVEGIALSSAVVGFDRRPGAAPVKAGRIPRDSWAPGWTHAHDFLVLFYAHRADGRILLDGRTWTVSDGDLFVIAPGQVVSFISPHDEVVEDGWTASFPADVIRPAGAYPSWRAHPLLFPFARGADRAQRLRVPPAERAAWFDRFAALDAELRDRHDGHHEAALAHLTLLLVATSRLTAGVPDELRAGDEPLLAAVFELVEQRFHEPVSLSDLAAELSLTPGHLTTVVRRKTGRTVQQWLTQRRMQQARRLLADTDLTVAAISHRVGYPDVSYFIRRFRTDHDMTPAQWRAAG from the coding sequence ATGCTCGGCGAGTACACGGACAACGGCGGATCTGTGGAGGGGATAGCACTTTCTTCGGCTGTCGTCGGGTTCGATCGGCGGCCCGGCGCGGCGCCGGTCAAGGCCGGCCGGATCCCCCGCGATTCGTGGGCGCCCGGCTGGACGCACGCCCACGACTTCCTGGTGCTCTTCTATGCGCACCGGGCCGACGGCCGGATCCTGCTCGACGGCCGCACCTGGACGGTCTCCGACGGCGACCTGTTCGTCATCGCCCCCGGCCAGGTCGTCTCGTTCATCTCGCCGCACGACGAGGTCGTCGAGGACGGCTGGACGGCGTCGTTCCCAGCCGACGTGATCCGGCCGGCCGGGGCGTACCCGTCGTGGCGCGCTCACCCGCTGCTGTTCCCGTTCGCCCGCGGCGCCGACCGGGCCCAGCGACTGCGCGTGCCGCCGGCCGAGCGGGCCGCCTGGTTCGACCGTTTCGCCGCGCTGGACGCCGAGTTGCGCGACCGGCACGACGGGCATCACGAGGCCGCCCTGGCCCACCTGACCCTGCTGCTCGTCGCCACCTCCCGGCTGACCGCCGGCGTGCCGGACGAACTGCGCGCCGGCGACGAACCGTTGCTGGCAGCAGTGTTCGAACTTGTCGAGCAGCGTTTCCACGAGCCGGTCTCACTGTCCGACCTGGCCGCCGAACTGTCCCTGACCCCCGGCCACCTGACCACCGTGGTCCGGCGCAAGACCGGCCGCACCGTACAGCAGTGGCTCACCCAACGCCGAATGCAGCAGGCCCGCCGCCTACTCGCCGACACGGACCTGACGGTCGCCGCGATCAGCCACCGGGTGGGCTATCCCGACGTCAGCTACTTCATCCGCCGCTTCCGCACCGACCACGACATGACCCCCGCCCAATGGCGAGCCGCAGGCTGA
- a CDS encoding SRPBCC family protein: protein MVTPVEELAARCADAVGGTVRSVILHGSLAAGGFRAGRSDIDLLIVVDSGLSDSQASALEEVVREADVGDASGIDLHVVTADVAAVPTRTPAVELQVGRYPGEFEVERRRSEAPDLLAELSMARAQGRALVGAAPVEVIAPVPHAWVVDRGRHWLRTWQSLTDDTEHAAFMVLTACRMWRFAADGVHSSKIEAAEWALTRNPSLTVIRQAVRQYTDDPAVTVDEKGIAALLETVLRFEGPMTEDGPMTERIVTAAREISAAAADIFELIADPSLQPSWDGNDNLSEAAAGQRVRAVGEVFTMTTTSGNIRENHVVEFAEGRLIAWRPAEPGQNPPGHLWRWELDPVDAGRTRVTHTYDWTQLTDERRLPRAQATTADRLQASLDRLATRVNASE from the coding sequence GTGGTGACGCCTGTTGAGGAGCTTGCTGCGCGCTGCGCCGATGCTGTTGGGGGGACGGTGCGGTCGGTGATTTTGCATGGGTCGCTGGCGGCCGGTGGGTTTCGGGCCGGCCGCAGCGACATCGACCTGCTGATCGTGGTCGACTCCGGGCTCAGCGATTCGCAGGCGAGCGCGCTTGAAGAGGTGGTCCGCGAGGCGGACGTTGGCGACGCCTCGGGGATCGACCTGCATGTGGTCACCGCTGACGTGGCGGCGGTGCCGACCCGGACGCCGGCGGTGGAGCTGCAGGTCGGCCGGTATCCGGGTGAGTTCGAGGTGGAGCGCCGGCGGTCCGAGGCTCCCGACCTGCTCGCCGAGCTCTCCATGGCCCGCGCTCAGGGGCGCGCCCTGGTCGGCGCCGCGCCGGTCGAGGTGATCGCACCTGTGCCGCATGCCTGGGTGGTCGACCGTGGCCGGCATTGGCTGCGGACGTGGCAATCGCTCACCGACGACACTGAGCACGCCGCGTTCATGGTCCTCACGGCCTGCCGCATGTGGCGCTTCGCCGCGGACGGGGTGCACTCCTCCAAGATCGAGGCCGCCGAGTGGGCGCTGACGCGGAACCCGTCACTGACGGTGATTCGGCAGGCGGTGCGGCAATACACCGACGATCCGGCGGTCACCGTGGATGAAAAGGGGATCGCCGCGTTATTGGAGACCGTCCTCCGCTTCGAGGGGCCGATGACCGAGGATGGTCCGATGACCGAGCGCATCGTGACTGCTGCCCGTGAGATTTCGGCCGCCGCGGCGGACATCTTCGAGCTGATCGCCGACCCGTCGCTGCAGCCGAGCTGGGACGGCAACGACAACCTGTCCGAGGCGGCCGCCGGCCAGCGCGTCCGGGCCGTCGGCGAGGTGTTCACCATGACCACCACGAGCGGCAATATCCGGGAGAACCACGTCGTCGAGTTCGCCGAGGGCCGGCTGATCGCCTGGCGGCCGGCCGAGCCGGGCCAGAACCCGCCCGGCCACCTGTGGCGATGGGAGCTGGACCCGGTCGACGCCGGCCGGACCCGGGTGACGCACACCTACGACTGGACGCAGCTCACCGACGAGCGGCGCCTCCCCCGGGCTCAGGCGACCACCGCCGACCGGCTCCAGGCTTCCCTGGATCGCCTGGCGACCCGGGTCAACGCCTCCGAATAA
- a CDS encoding nucleoside hydrolase: MRRVIINTDAKNEADDQFAIVHALLSPTLDVRGLIAAHFGTRRSDRSMFESREEIDLLLRLMDLEGKVTVANGAAGPIPDETTPQDSPGAQLIIEESRLGPLYVAFLGPLTDMASAILLDPEIVHRDVVVIWIGGIGYGGIETYPGIEFNLSNDIAAANVVFDSGITVWQVPSNVYSQVSVGYAELEEKIGGTSALADYLIKQLVEWNATYHPEPIESRSLGDSPAISLLLYPRGGQFRTVPAPRFGAEGHYLPGSGNPVRVVETVDVRFLIEDMFAKIRRFGVRHDR; this comes from the coding sequence ATGCGCCGCGTCATCATCAACACCGACGCCAAGAACGAGGCCGACGACCAGTTCGCCATCGTGCACGCCCTGCTCTCACCCACCCTCGACGTCCGCGGCCTGATCGCCGCCCACTTCGGCACCCGCCGCAGCGACCGCAGCATGTTCGAGTCTCGCGAGGAGATCGACCTGCTCCTGCGGCTGATGGACCTGGAGGGCAAGGTCACGGTGGCCAACGGCGCCGCCGGGCCGATCCCCGACGAGACCACCCCGCAGGACAGTCCGGGCGCCCAGCTGATCATCGAGGAGAGCAGGCTCGGCCCGCTGTACGTCGCGTTCCTCGGGCCGCTGACCGACATGGCCTCGGCGATCCTGCTCGACCCGGAGATCGTGCACCGCGACGTCGTGGTGATCTGGATCGGCGGCATCGGCTACGGCGGCATCGAGACCTACCCGGGCATCGAGTTCAACCTCAGCAACGACATCGCCGCCGCCAACGTGGTCTTCGACTCCGGGATCACCGTCTGGCAGGTGCCCTCCAATGTCTACTCGCAGGTATCGGTCGGCTACGCCGAACTGGAGGAGAAGATCGGCGGCACGTCCGCGCTCGCCGACTACCTGATCAAGCAGCTGGTCGAGTGGAACGCCACCTACCACCCGGAACCCATCGAGTCCCGCTCGCTCGGCGACTCTCCGGCGATCTCGCTGCTGCTCTACCCGCGCGGCGGCCAGTTCCGTACCGTGCCGGCGCCCCGCTTCGGCGCCGAGGGCCACTACCTGCCGGGCTCCGGCAATCCCGTCCGGGTCGTCGAGACCGTCGACGTCCGGTTCCTGATCGAGGACATGTTCGCGAAGATTCGCCGCTTTGGAGTTCGCCATGACAGATAG
- a CDS encoding class I SAM-dependent methyltransferase: MATTNQDYLPAMGQHWLLFLYDPLTRIWGVPKMHAALLDRADIRPGHRVLDIGCGTGNLLRALGRRTPGVPMTGIDPDPAGLRRAGRKARRAGLEIEFKQAYASSLPFPDAGFDRVLSSFMLHHLREEETRQGLAEIRRVLRPGGELHIVDVAGMSAEGRAGRKVAHKHPHLVGNLPGRVLAALREAGFGEATENGRGKDRFGGHVFYRAAK; encoded by the coding sequence ATGGCCACCACCAACCAGGACTATCTGCCGGCCATGGGGCAGCACTGGCTGCTCTTCCTCTACGACCCGTTGACTCGCATCTGGGGTGTGCCGAAGATGCACGCGGCACTGCTCGATCGCGCGGACATCCGGCCCGGGCACCGGGTGCTCGACATCGGCTGCGGGACCGGCAATCTGCTCCGTGCGCTGGGCAGGCGCACGCCGGGCGTACCGATGACCGGCATTGATCCTGATCCGGCCGGCCTGCGCCGTGCCGGGCGCAAGGCCCGCCGGGCCGGCCTGGAAATCGAGTTCAAGCAGGCGTACGCGTCGAGCCTGCCGTTCCCCGACGCCGGCTTCGACCGGGTGCTCTCGTCGTTCATGCTGCACCACCTGCGCGAGGAGGAGACGCGGCAGGGCCTCGCCGAGATCCGGCGGGTGCTGCGGCCCGGCGGCGAACTGCACATCGTCGACGTGGCCGGGATGTCCGCCGAGGGCCGGGCCGGCCGCAAGGTCGCGCACAAGCATCCCCACCTCGTCGGCAACCTCCCGGGCCGGGTGCTGGCCGCGCTGCGCGAGGCCGGCTTCGGCGAGGCGACCGAGAACGGCCGCGGCAAGGACCGCTTCGGCGGCCACGTCTTCTACCGCGCCGCGAAGTAA
- a CDS encoding carbohydrate ABC transporter permease: MTSVAPTAALPEATIAPAGRPPRPQGGAGTTVLMALAALVWISPLVLLVITALRPLSDFVANGPLSWPGSFTFGNFADAWNIGNFANTYRNSTILLVLKVPLGVFISAMLAYALAKLRIRFGAAIMYTVFLGLTIPIYITIVPVFVMARSAGLTDSLIGLIGPYLAFGIPFEVLVLQSFIRQIPDEIIEAARIDGAGAWRIFLTIVLPLSAPALVTVLILDAVATWNEFLFALILLSSDANKTIPVGLLNFQGQFSNNSTGLAAGILIAVVPILIAYTFLQRWIVGGLTAGAAKG; this comes from the coding sequence ATGACCTCCGTAGCGCCCACCGCCGCGCTGCCCGAAGCGACCATCGCGCCCGCCGGCAGGCCGCCCCGGCCGCAGGGTGGCGCCGGCACGACCGTACTGATGGCGCTCGCCGCCCTGGTGTGGATCTCCCCGCTGGTGCTGCTGGTGATCACCGCGCTGCGGCCGCTCTCCGACTTCGTAGCGAACGGTCCGCTGTCCTGGCCCGGCTCGTTCACGTTCGGCAACTTCGCCGACGCCTGGAACATCGGCAACTTCGCGAACACCTACCGCAACAGCACGATCCTGCTGGTCCTCAAGGTGCCGCTCGGTGTCTTCATCTCCGCGATGCTGGCGTACGCCCTGGCCAAGCTGCGCATCCGCTTCGGCGCGGCGATCATGTACACGGTGTTCCTGGGCCTGACCATCCCGATCTACATCACCATCGTCCCGGTGTTCGTGATGGCCCGCAGCGCCGGGCTGACCGACAGTCTGATCGGCCTGATCGGCCCGTACCTGGCCTTCGGCATCCCGTTCGAGGTCCTGGTCCTGCAGTCGTTCATCCGGCAGATCCCGGACGAGATCATCGAGGCCGCCCGCATCGACGGCGCCGGGGCGTGGCGGATCTTCCTGACCATCGTCCTGCCGCTGTCGGCGCCCGCACTGGTCACCGTGCTGATCCTGGACGCGGTCGCGACCTGGAACGAGTTCCTGTTCGCGCTGATCCTGCTCAGTTCGGACGCGAACAAGACGATCCCGGTCGGGCTGCTCAACTTCCAGGGCCAGTTCTCCAACAACAGCACGGGACTCGCTGCCGGCATCCTGATCGCGGTGGTGCCGATCCTGATCGCGTACACATTCCTGCAACGCTGGATCGTCGGCGGCCTGACGGCCGGCGCCGCCAAGGGCTGA
- a CDS encoding sugar phosphate isomerase/epimerase family protein codes for MTEYPRFGAGLWHFATYVDRYATDGYGPARTTLDAIELAGQVEDLSVVDLNYPFTPGVGLSEVKDALAAQNLTAIGITPEIYLRKFSRGSFTNPDPGVRKAALDLMHEAAGIVRDIGADYVKIWPGQDGWDYPFQVDHRTLWKLAVDGMRELAGAHPDLKFAIEYKPREPRVKMTWDSAARTLLGIEQIGLDNVGILLDFGHSLYGGESPADAAQLIIDHGRLYGMDVNDNLRGWDDDLVVGTVHLTEIFEFFHTLRKNNWEGVWQLDQFPFREDSVDAARTAIGTLKRIHRALDRLDDAALAEAQERQDAMAAQRLVQDALFGPVPE; via the coding sequence ATGACCGAGTACCCCCGCTTCGGCGCCGGCCTGTGGCACTTCGCCACCTACGTCGACCGGTACGCCACCGACGGCTACGGCCCCGCCCGGACCACCCTCGACGCGATCGAGCTGGCCGGGCAGGTCGAGGACCTGTCCGTGGTCGACCTCAACTACCCGTTCACGCCCGGTGTCGGCCTGTCCGAGGTCAAGGACGCCCTGGCCGCGCAGAACCTCACCGCGATCGGCATCACCCCCGAGATCTACCTGCGAAAGTTCAGCCGTGGTTCGTTCACCAACCCTGACCCTGGCGTACGCAAGGCTGCTCTTGATCTGATGCATGAGGCCGCGGGCATCGTGCGTGACATCGGCGCCGACTACGTGAAGATCTGGCCGGGCCAGGACGGCTGGGACTACCCGTTCCAGGTCGACCACCGCACACTGTGGAAACTCGCCGTCGACGGGATGCGCGAGCTGGCCGGCGCGCACCCCGACCTCAAGTTCGCCATCGAGTACAAGCCGCGCGAACCACGGGTCAAGATGACCTGGGACTCGGCCGCGCGCACGCTGCTCGGCATCGAACAGATCGGCCTCGACAACGTCGGCATCCTGCTCGACTTCGGGCACAGCCTGTACGGCGGCGAGTCCCCCGCCGACGCCGCCCAGCTGATCATCGACCACGGCCGGCTCTACGGCATGGACGTCAACGACAACCTGCGCGGCTGGGACGACGACCTGGTCGTCGGCACCGTGCACCTCACCGAGATCTTCGAGTTCTTCCACACCCTGCGCAAGAACAACTGGGAGGGTGTCTGGCAGCTCGACCAGTTCCCGTTCCGCGAAGACAGCGTCGACGCGGCGCGCACCGCGATCGGCACGCTGAAGCGGATCCACCGCGCTCTCGACCGGCTCGACGACGCCGCGCTCGCCGAGGCCCAGGAACGGCAGGACGCGATGGCCGCCCAGCGTCTGGTGCAGGACGCCCTCTTCGGTCCCGTTCCCGAGTGA
- a CDS encoding phenylacetate--CoA ligase family protein, which yields MLDEQAVTARFEQVFVDGFRAAERSTLAVGCFALGNWVGGMYTTAACRDLAARGHPITVATPGNDVAEILRVVAELGPLFDQVVLLGYPPFIKNVIDAGAGWSAYRIKIVLAGEVFSEAWRDLVAARAGMADPATDVASLYGTADAGVLGNETPLSVRVRRFLADRPDIATPLFGDGRLPTLVQYDPATRFFETVGDTLAFTADGALPLMRYHIADDGGLINHADLMTLCRDHDFDPGDGPELPFVWVFGRSLFTVSFFGANLYRENVTVGLERLHVAGQVTGKFVLRSVEDADRDRRLRVAVELAPGGTGTPELAATIAESIRTELLRLNSEFAHYVPAEYQLPQVDLRATGDPEFFPPGVKHRYTRP from the coding sequence GTGCTCGACGAACAGGCCGTGACCGCCCGCTTCGAACAGGTCTTCGTGGACGGCTTCCGGGCCGCCGAGCGCAGCACCCTGGCCGTGGGCTGTTTCGCGCTCGGCAACTGGGTCGGTGGCATGTACACCACGGCCGCCTGCCGTGACCTCGCCGCCCGCGGCCATCCGATCACCGTCGCGACGCCCGGCAACGACGTCGCCGAGATCCTGCGGGTGGTCGCCGAACTCGGGCCGCTCTTCGACCAGGTCGTTCTGCTCGGCTATCCGCCGTTCATCAAGAACGTCATCGACGCGGGGGCCGGCTGGTCCGCGTACCGAATCAAGATCGTGCTGGCCGGTGAGGTCTTCAGTGAGGCCTGGCGCGACCTGGTGGCCGCCCGGGCCGGCATGGCCGACCCGGCCACGGACGTGGCGTCCCTCTACGGCACGGCCGACGCCGGGGTCCTGGGCAACGAAACCCCATTGAGCGTACGCGTGAGGCGGTTCCTCGCCGACCGCCCGGACATCGCGACGCCGCTGTTCGGCGACGGCCGCCTGCCCACCCTGGTCCAGTACGACCCGGCCACCCGCTTCTTCGAGACGGTCGGCGACACGCTCGCCTTCACCGCCGACGGCGCGCTGCCACTCATGCGCTACCACATCGCCGACGATGGCGGGCTGATCAACCACGCCGACCTGATGACGCTCTGCCGCGACCACGACTTCGATCCCGGGGACGGACCGGAGCTGCCGTTCGTCTGGGTCTTCGGCCGGTCGCTGTTCACCGTCTCGTTCTTCGGCGCCAACCTCTACCGGGAGAACGTCACCGTCGGCCTGGAACGCCTACACGTCGCCGGCCAGGTCACCGGCAAGTTCGTGCTGCGCAGCGTCGAGGACGCCGACCGCGACCGGCGCCTGCGGGTGGCGGTCGAGCTGGCGCCCGGCGGGACCGGCACACCTGAGCTGGCCGCGACGATAGCGGAGTCCATCCGCACCGAGCTGCTGCGGCTCAACAGCGAGTTCGCGCACTACGTGCCCGCGGAATACCAGCTGCCGCAGGTGGACTTGCGCGCGACCGGCGACCCGGAATTCTTCCCGCCGGGCGTGAAGCATCGCTACACCCGACCTTGA
- a CDS encoding carbohydrate ABC transporter permease yields MITGRTRHGSGLVAWAFAAPALLAYFLFLVYPAMSSLWFSFTDWDGLSATYNVVGLDNYTNMPNDPVVIQAAINNLIWAVVTVVVPVVLGLALAVALNGKVRGKPILRLLFYTPAVLPLVAVASIWGWLYNPQYGAINAFLRAIGLDSLAQPWLGQDSTALGATMVAAIWLRVGFPMLLYLAALQGISQELYEAATVDGAGRWQQFWHITMPGLRPAHYVVIALSVIDSFKVFDLIYAMTYGGPGTATQVMGTWMYFNVFQYNQAGYGTAIAVVITVVAVAVSIPYVRSQTKEHAA; encoded by the coding sequence ATGATCACGGGCCGGACCAGGCACGGCAGCGGCCTGGTCGCCTGGGCCTTCGCCGCGCCCGCGCTGCTGGCCTACTTCCTGTTCCTGGTCTACCCGGCGATGTCGTCACTGTGGTTCAGCTTCACCGACTGGGACGGGCTGAGCGCGACCTACAACGTGGTCGGGCTCGACAACTACACGAACATGCCGAACGACCCGGTGGTCATCCAGGCCGCGATCAACAACCTGATCTGGGCCGTGGTCACCGTCGTCGTCCCGGTCGTGCTCGGGCTCGCCCTGGCGGTCGCCCTCAACGGCAAGGTTCGCGGCAAACCGATCCTGCGGCTGCTCTTCTACACCCCGGCCGTGCTGCCGCTGGTCGCCGTCGCCTCGATCTGGGGCTGGCTGTACAACCCGCAGTACGGCGCGATCAACGCGTTCCTGCGCGCGATCGGCCTGGACAGCCTGGCCCAGCCGTGGCTCGGCCAGGACTCGACGGCGCTGGGCGCGACCATGGTGGCCGCGATCTGGCTGCGGGTCGGCTTCCCGATGCTGCTCTACCTGGCCGCGTTGCAGGGGATCAGCCAGGAGCTGTACGAGGCCGCGACGGTTGACGGCGCCGGCCGGTGGCAGCAGTTCTGGCACATCACGATGCCCGGACTGCGCCCGGCGCACTACGTCGTCATCGCGCTGTCGGTCATCGACTCGTTCAAGGTCTTCGACCTGATCTACGCCATGACGTACGGCGGTCCGGGCACCGCCACCCAGGTCATGGGCACCTGGATGTACTTCAACGTCTTCCAGTACAACCAGGCCGGCTACGGCACGGCCATCGCGGTCGTGATCACCGTGGTGGCGGTCGCGGTCAGCATCCCGTACGTCCGCTCCCAGACGAAGGAGCACGCGGCATGA
- a CDS encoding ABC transporter substrate-binding protein codes for MTDSAFNRRTFLTLSGGAALAAGLSACTGGGASDAPTNTGSKELRLFTYEDNSTIDLLKAQIKQFDTQNGTTTTVDSLPGSGAAVYPDKLRTELLGGTGPDVWRIWGGQIGAPFVKAKQAMDLSAYYDKYGWASKLNPAAVSGMTFEGLKGGLPYIALGIGAWYNKAAFAKAGVTAPPTSYEELEEANARILASGVTPLGTAGKYGWHVMRLYEYLLEVSAGPELHDKLLTGAESWDRPEVVTAFTNFKKWQDQKWIPEGAIGLDPADVELWYVQGKTAYTITGPWTEAQGIQAGGKKSADFGVFPFPTGHEPARHSGFVEGYMINAKAGNPDMAAALLDFLIKPETQKAMNITASIVAGAEPDQATLPLSYEWSQGSGKQPFYTIQDQAFPKKQADQYFAIQSDVLQGKTNPAEAAKQMQVVIKGWQK; via the coding sequence ATGACAGATAGCGCTTTCAACCGACGCACGTTCCTCACCCTCAGCGGAGGCGCCGCCCTGGCTGCCGGGCTCTCCGCCTGCACCGGCGGCGGCGCCTCGGATGCGCCGACGAACACCGGGTCCAAGGAACTGCGGCTGTTCACCTACGAGGACAACTCGACGATCGACCTGCTCAAGGCCCAGATCAAACAATTCGACACGCAGAACGGTACGACCACCACGGTCGACTCCCTGCCCGGCTCCGGTGCCGCGGTCTACCCGGACAAGTTGCGGACCGAACTGCTCGGCGGCACGGGCCCGGACGTGTGGCGGATCTGGGGTGGCCAGATCGGCGCGCCGTTCGTGAAGGCCAAGCAGGCGATGGACCTGAGCGCCTACTACGACAAGTACGGGTGGGCGTCGAAACTCAACCCGGCCGCGGTGTCCGGGATGACCTTCGAGGGGCTCAAGGGCGGGTTGCCGTACATCGCTCTGGGCATCGGCGCCTGGTACAACAAGGCCGCGTTCGCCAAGGCGGGGGTCACCGCGCCGCCCACCTCCTACGAGGAACTCGAAGAGGCCAACGCCAGGATCCTCGCCTCCGGCGTCACCCCGCTGGGCACCGCCGGCAAGTACGGCTGGCACGTCATGCGACTGTACGAATACCTGCTCGAAGTCTCCGCCGGTCCGGAACTGCACGACAAACTGCTGACCGGCGCCGAGAGCTGGGACCGTCCCGAGGTGGTCACCGCCTTCACCAACTTCAAGAAGTGGCAGGACCAGAAGTGGATCCCGGAGGGCGCGATCGGCCTCGACCCGGCTGACGTGGAGCTGTGGTACGTGCAGGGCAAGACGGCGTACACGATCACCGGCCCGTGGACCGAGGCGCAGGGCATCCAGGCCGGCGGCAAGAAGTCGGCGGACTTCGGCGTCTTCCCGTTCCCGACCGGACACGAGCCGGCCCGGCACTCCGGGTTCGTCGAGGGCTACATGATCAACGCCAAGGCCGGAAACCCGGACATGGCGGCCGCCCTGCTGGACTTCCTGATCAAGCCGGAGACCCAGAAGGCCATGAACATCACCGCCTCGATCGTGGCCGGCGCCGAACCGGACCAGGCGACCCTGCCGCTGTCCTACGAGTGGTCGCAGGGTTCCGGCAAGCAGCCGTTCTACACCATCCAGGACCAGGCGTTCCCGAAGAAGCAGGCGGACCAGTACTTCGCGATCCAGAGCGACGTGCTGCAGGGTAAGACCAACCCGGCCGAGGCCGCCAAGCAGATGCAGGTGGTCATCAAGGGCTGGCAGAAATGA